In Syntrophorhabdaceae bacterium, a single genomic region encodes these proteins:
- a CDS encoding alpha/beta fold hydrolase produces the protein MSTKRVAIPSVFGLDGIIGPGGRNAGVVICHPHPLYGGEMSSNVVGAMEEGFLQKGFTTLKFNFRGVGRSGGSYDEGKGEVDDLLAAVDFLKTSLERDSKIILAGYSFGAWICSKAILRLPDAGCLFLVAYPFAVYETTELAQFRGEVYFVGGVLDDICPMDALVEFYRTLPTIEKHLKIIPTDHFYGGREQEIVEFIKEQVSFP, from the coding sequence ATGTCAACAAAAAGGGTTGCCATACCATCGGTTTTCGGACTCGATGGGATAATCGGACCGGGAGGTCGGAACGCGGGGGTAGTCATATGCCATCCCCACCCCCTTTATGGCGGGGAGATGTCCAGCAATGTCGTGGGCGCCATGGAAGAAGGTTTTCTGCAGAAAGGCTTTACGACCCTCAAATTCAATTTCCGCGGCGTCGGGAGAAGCGGCGGTTCTTACGATGAGGGGAAAGGCGAGGTGGACGATCTCCTGGCGGCCGTGGATTTTCTTAAAACTTCTCTCGAGAGGGATTCAAAGATTATCCTCGCGGGCTATTCCTTCGGCGCCTGGATATGCAGCAAGGCTATATTGAGGCTTCCCGACGCCGGCTGCCTGTTTTTGGTCGCCTATCCATTTGCGGTATATGAAACCACGGAGCTCGCGCAGTTTCGGGGAGAAGTCTACTTTGTGGGAGGCGTCCTCGACGACATCTGCCCCATGGATGCCCTTGTCGAATTCTACCGGACCCTTCCCACAATCGAGAAACACCTCAAAATCATCCCTACCGACCATTTCTATGGAGGCAGGGAGCAAGAGATCGTGGAATTCATCAAAGAACAGGTGAGCTTCCCCTAG